TACCCGACGCATGGCCGCGAGCACGCGTTGGTCCGTGATCCCGCGAGCCTCGATCTGCTCCAGTACCATTCGTTCGCGAATCCGACGCAAATCCCTCAAGGAAACTCCCAGCACGTGAAATTCATGAAAAAACATTGCCAACACGTGCAAACCAAATTTCACATCCCAAGTCAACACAGAGCGCCGAATCGACCCTGTAACGCCGCGAAAAAAAACCTTTTGCTTGCCCGAACGAACGGATTCATGAACAATATGGGAAAAGGAGACAGCCATGTTCCAGGTAAAAGACATCATGACCAAGGACGTTTTCACTCTGAATAGGCGGGACACTCTGAGCGCGGCCAAGGATCTGATGGACTTGGCCCGAATCCGACATATCCCCATTGTCGACGACCAGGGAAACTTCGCCGGATTGCTCACCCACCGCGACATCCTGGCCGCGACCGTCTCGGTGTTGGCCGGCCTCGACCGCGAAACCCAAAATGAGATCGAGGCCAGCATTCCCATCCGGGAAATCATGCAGACCGACGTGGTCACGGTCAGCGCCGATCTGTCCCTCAAAATCGCGGCGCGGATGCTTCTGGAGGAAAAATACGGGTGCCTGCCCGTGGTCTGCGACGGGCATCTGTGCGGCATCATCACCGAAGCGGATTTTCTCCGCCTGACCATGGACCTGATGGACGCAGTGGAGCCGGATGAGGATTAACTGTCAGCGCCGCGAACTCTTTTCGGACGACATGCAATCAAAGCGGGCCAAAGCCGATATACCCGGCTTTGGCCCGTGAATGTCGAGCGCCCCAAAAACGCCCCGTGATCAAAACAAAAATATCGCCGCCAGACCAAGAAAAGTAAAAAAACCAAGACTGTCGGTCAGCGTGGTCAAAAAAATACTGGAGGCCTGGGCCGGATCTCGGCCGATCTCCTTCAAAATAAGCGGAATGGAAGCTCCGGCCACGGCCCCGATGAGCATGTCCACGCCCAAGGCCACGGACATGACCGCGGCCAGGGCCAAATTCCTGGTCCAGCCAAAAAGGCCGGCAAAAACCAAGATTCCGACAATAAGTCCGTTGGCCAGCCCGATCTTGGCCTCCCGGGCCACGGCCACCCAACTTTTCTTGCGGTTGAAGCGTTCCATGGCCAACTGCCGGATCATGACCGCCAGGGACTGCTGGCCGGTGTTTCCGGCCTGATTGGCGACAATGGGCATGAGCGCGGCCAGGATGGCCATCTGGGCGATGGTCCCCTCGAACATATGGACCACGAAAGCGGACATGGCCGAGTTGAGCACATTGAGCACCAGCCATGGCAGACGCTTGCCCAGGGAATACGTCCAGGGCGAGTCCACGGTCTCGTCGGCGCCGGCGCCGACCATGGACTGCATGTCCTCGCTGGCCTCTTCCTGGATGATGTCGATGACGTCATCGACCGTGACCATGCCCAGAAGCCGTTGCTCGTGATCCACGACGGGCAGGGCGAAAAAATTATAGCGGCTGATCAGGCGGGCCACTTCTTCCTTGTCCACGTCAAAGGAAACATAAATCAGATTCTGCTCGTGCAGGAGATCCTTGAGGATGGTCCGACCCGGGCTCAGCAGCAGGTCGCGCAGGGAGAGCACGCCCTTCAAATGGCGGTATTCGTCCACGATATAGGCGTAATACGGGATTTCGCTTTCCTCGACCCGGTCCCGGACAAGGGTGATGGCCTGTTGGGCGTTCATGTGCTGATCCAGGGCCAGAATCTCGGTGTTCATGACACCGCCGGCGCTGTCCGGATCGAAGCGCAGCAGGTCCGAGATTTCCTCGGCATCCTCGCGCTCCAACTTTTTGAAAATGCCGGCTCGCGCCTCCTGGGGCAAATCCTCCAGGATGTCCGCCGCGTCGTCCGGTGACATGACTTCCAGAATGGCGGCCGCGAAGGACGGAGACAATGTGCTCACGAGGGCAATACGATCGTGCCGTTCCATTTCGGTGATGGATTCGGCCGCGTCCTCCACGTCCATCTCCTGGATATATTCGAGCTGTTCGGTCAGGGACAGATTTTCCAACTCGTCGGCCGTGTCGGCCGGATGCTGGCTGTCCAGGGACGTGGCAACCCAAT
The genomic region above belongs to Deltaproteobacteria bacterium and contains:
- a CDS encoding CBS domain-containing protein, which produces MFQVKDIMTKDVFTLNRRDTLSAAKDLMDLARIRHIPIVDDQGNFAGLLTHRDILAATVSVLAGLDRETQNEIEASIPIREIMQTDVVTVSADLSLKIAARMLLEEKYGCLPVVCDGHLCGIITEADFLRLTMDLMDAVEPDED
- the mgtE gene encoding magnesium transporter, which produces MNTEKNTPEDAPLSHALVDWVATSLDSQHPADTADELENLSLTEQLEYIQEMDVEDAAESITEMERHDRIALVSTLSPSFAAAILEVMSPDDAADILEDLPQEARAGIFKKLEREDAEEISDLLRFDPDSAGGVMNTEILALDQHMNAQQAITLVRDRVEESEIPYYAYIVDEYRHLKGVLSLRDLLLSPGRTILKDLLHEQNLIYVSFDVDKEEVARLISRYNFFALPVVDHEQRLLGMVTVDDVIDIIQEEASEDMQSMVGAGADETVDSPWTYSLGKRLPWLVLNVLNSAMSAFVVHMFEGTIAQMAILAALMPIVANQAGNTGQQSLAVMIRQLAMERFNRKKSWVAVAREAKIGLANGLIVGILVFAGLFGWTRNLALAAVMSVALGVDMLIGAVAGASIPLILKEIGRDPAQASSIFLTTLTDSLGFFTFLGLAAIFLF